One stretch of Prunus persica cultivar Lovell chromosome G1, Prunus_persica_NCBIv2, whole genome shotgun sequence DNA includes these proteins:
- the LOC18792122 gene encoding uncharacterized protein LOC18792122, producing the protein MGEHFVLLVDRLITESTLEAAIESRNRSMQATSSAIDKAKIDGCCQKIIDVKDISPLTGKLVECRICQDEDQDSNMETPCSCCGSLKYAHRRCVQRWCNEKGDTVCEICHQQFKPGYTAPPPLFQFGRIPMNFRGNWEISQRDSPRIIAMVSTDRAFLNTNPDYDEYSASTARNVLCCRSLAFIFMVLLILRHTLPLIINGNKEYSFPLVMLLLLRTLGIVLPIYVIVRAVTAIQRRRGHQELSTSSDEETEPSILQPELEPQPHVIRVH; encoded by the exons ATGGGGGAACACTTTGTATTGTTGGTGGATCGATTAATCACCGAATCCACGTTAGAAGCTGCAATTGAGAGCAGGAACCGGTCGATGCAAGCCACATCCTCAGCAATCGACAAAGCGAAAATTGATGGCTGTTGCCAGAAAATAATAGATGTTAAGGATATATCACCCTTAACTGGGAAGCTAGTAGAATGCAGAATATGCCAAGACGAGGATCAAGATTCAAACATGGAGACACCCTGCTCTTGCTGTGGCAGCTTAAAG TATGCGCACCGCAGATGTGTACAGAGGTGGTGCAATGAGAAAGGTGACACAGTGTGTGAGATATGCCACCAG CAATTCAAACCTGGTTATACAGCTCCTCCTCCACTGTTTCAATTCGGGCGTATACCTATGAACTTcag GGGAAACTGGGAGATTTCGCAAAGGGACAGCCCGCGCATTATAGCAATGGTTTCGACTGACCGTGCTTTCCTGAATACTAATCCTGACTACGATGAGTATTCAGCTTCTACTGCAAGAAATGTGTTATGCTGTCGTTCACTCGCTTTCATc TTCATGGTCCTGCTGATTCTACGGCATACGCTTCCTCTCATAATCAATGGAAACAAAGAATACTCTTTCCCACTCGTTATG TTGTTGCTTTTACGAACTCTTGGGATTGTGCTGCCAATATATGTAATTGTGAGGGCAGTAACTGCTATTCAGCGCCGCCGAGGCCATCAA GAACTTTCCACTTCCTCTGATGAAGAAACAGAACCTTCAATCCTTCAGCCTGAGCTTGAGCCCCAACCCCATGTCATTCGCGTTCACTAA
- the LOC18789348 gene encoding putative fasciclin-like arabinogalactan protein 20, producing MAALLLVSLILLSLLSLSSSLPNQAVLDAAEILSDSGFVSMALTLELVSQSLVPQSPSLTIFAPPDTAFTRSGQPSLSLLQIHFCPLPLPLQTLKALPAGTKIPTLLSGHSLIVTTPSSGAPISLNNVKITSAAPLYDDGFLIIFGVDKFFDANFQLPIPIRSPVPDPVCESSTSSSSANVTTTIGFPGASWFEGASAVLRSNGYNVMASFLDLQLVGFKNPNSMTVFAPLDQAIENPLQYPSIFLRHVVPCRLLWSDLVRFNEGTVLPTYMEGFTITISRSGDVLLLNGVPVFFANMYYSDSLVVHGLRESLVMLEMPEVADESSPESGTNDEVPFDNTEF from the coding sequence ATGGCCGCACTGCTGCTCGTCTCCCTCATCCTCCTTtcactcctctctctctcctcttccctCCCCAACCAAGCCGTCCTCGACGCCGCCGAAATCCTCTCGGATTCAGGCTTCGTCTCTATGGCTCTGACTCTCGAGCTCGTCTCTCAGTCCCTCGTCCCACAGTCCCCTTCTCTCACCATCTTCGCTCCACCAGACACCGCCTTCACCCGATCGGGTCagccctccctctctctgctCCAAATCCACTTCTGCCCTCTCCCTCTGCCCCTCCAGACCCTCAAAGCCCTCCCCGCCGGCACCAAGATCCCAACTTTGCTATCTGGGCACTCTCTCATCGTCACCACACCGTCCTCCGGCGCCCCAATTTCACTCAACAACGTCAAGATTACATCCGCAGCGCCCCTTTACGatgatgggtttttgatcATTTTCGGAGTTGATAAATTTTTCGACGCCAATTTTCAGCTTCCCATCCCAATTCGGAGCCCCGTTCCAGATCCTGTATGTGAGTCTTCGACATCGTCATCGTCAGCGAACGTTACAACCACAATTGGGTTTCCGGGTGCTTCTTGGTTTGAAGGAGCGAGTGCGGTTCTGAGGTCAAATGGGTACAATGTCATGGCCTCGTTTCTTGATTTACAGCTTGTGGGGTTCAAGAACCCGAATTCGATGACTGTCTTTGCTCCTCTTGACCAAGCAATTGAGAACCCTCTGCAATACCCTTCCATCTTTCTCCGACATGTCGTTCCCTGCCGGCTTTTGTGGAGCGATTTGGTGCGTTTCAACGAAGGGACTGTTTTGCCGACGTATATGGAGGGGTTTACTATCACCATCTCCAGGTCTGGTGACGTGTTGTTGCTTAATGGAGTTCCGGTTTTCTTTGCGAACATGTACTACAGCGACTCCTTGGTTGTTCATGGTCTCCGCGAGAGTCTTGTAATGCtagagatgccagaagttgcAGATGAGTCTTCACCTGAGAGTGGAACCAACGATGAGGTGCCTTTTGATAATACTGAGTTTTAA
- the LOC18793001 gene encoding uncharacterized protein LOC18793001, giving the protein MTRLLVATSLCFFFFFLVLGSGSCVSALTRNGLRPTRDTLKFSLVDENLGSWRNGISEETAQSPGPASDAPQGTLVLAAKRTNRPDILSRFKRYRGGWDIANRHYWASVGFTGAAGFIISVLWFVAFGMVLVVHHCCGWRINIKEEESHRSQRICLILLLVFTCAAAIGCVLLSVGQDEFHDEAMRTLNYVVNQSDYTVQTLRNVTEYLSLAKAISVAQIFLPSDVMDGIDKLNLDLNTAANTLTEKTSENSVKVKRVFSAVRSALITVAAVMLLLAVIGLFLSILGNQHAIHIFIVSGWLLVAITFILSGVFVILNNTVSDTCMAMEEWVEHPHAETALSNILPCVDQRTTNKTLSQSKQVINDIVNVVNQFIYTYANTYPSHADPYYYNQSGPLMPPLCYPYDSQLRDSQCGDQEVSISNASLVWQNYTCEVSVSGMCTTVGRISPDIYTQLVAAVNESYALQHYTPPLLSLQDCNFVRDTFRTITSSYCPPLDHYLKIVNAGLALISVGVLLCLVLWVLYANRPGRRELVFVKLSLPIKGRRKKSSSNNNTNNSSSIDVSSSNEV; this is encoded by the exons ATGACGCGCTTGCTGGTTGCCACCtctctttgcttcttcttcttctttctggtTTTGGGTTCTGGGAGCTGTGTTTCAGCTCTAACTCGAAATGGACTCCGACCCACCAGAGATACTCTCAAATTTAGTCTAG TGGATGAAAATCTAGGGTCGTGGAGAAATGGAATCTCAGAAGAGACTGCACAATCCCCAGGGCCTGCAAGCGATGCACCTCAAGGCACGCTTGTTTTGGCGGCTAAAAGGACCAACAGGCCAGATATTCTTAGCCGGTTTAAGCGTTATCGCGGAGGCTGGGACATTGCTAATCGGCACTACTGGGCA TCGGTTGGATTTACAGGTGCCGCTGGTTTCATTATTTCTGTCCTATGGTTTGTTGCTTTTGGCATGGTTCTTGTGGTTCATCATTGCTGTGGATGGAGAATAAACATTAAAGAGGAAGAATCACACCGCTCACAGAGGATATGCCTGATTCTGCTTCTAGTCTTCACATGTGCTGCTGC GATTGGATGTGTTCTTCTTTCTGTTGGGCAAGATGAATTTCATGACGAAGCGATGCGCACTCTAAATTATGTTGTAAACCAGTCCGACTACACTGTACAGACTCTGAGAAATGTCACAGAGTATCTGTCCCTTGCAAAGGCTATTAGTGTGGCCCAGATTTTCTTACCTTCTGATGTCATGGATGGTATTGACAAGCTGAATTTAGATCTGAACACTGCAGCAAATACACTGACAGAGAAGACAAGTGAAAATTCTGTTAAAGTAAAAAGAGTCTTCAGTGCTGT GCGTTCAGCTTTAATCACCGTGGCAGCAGTGATGCTTCTCCTAGCTGTGATTGGTCTTT TTCTGTCCATCCTTGGGAACCAACATGCGATCCACAT ATTTATTGTTAGTGGATGGTTACTCGTAGCAATTACATTCATTCTTTCTGGAGTCTTTGTGATCCTTAACAA TACTGTGTCTGACACCTGCATGGCCATGGAAGAGTGGGTAGAACATCCTCATGCTGAAACAGCACTTAGCAACATCCTTCCATGTGTTGACCAGAGAACCACAAATAAGACACTTAGCCAGAGTAAACAAGTTATCAACGACATTGTAAATGTTGTCAACCAGTTCATCTATACATATGCCAATACGTATCCATCCCATGCCGATCCTTATTATTACAATCAGTCCGGGCCTCTGATGCCACCTCTCTGTTACCCATATGATTCTCAGTTGAGAGATAGTCAGTGTGGGGATCAAGAGGTGTCTATTTCAAATGCGTCTTTG GTTTGGCAGAACTATACATGTGAAGTCTCGGTATCTGGGATGTGCACCACAGTTGGAAGGATAAGCCCAGACATCTACACTCAGCTGGTTGCAGCAGTTAATGAGAGCTATGCACTTCAGCACTATACTCCACCCTTATTGAGCCTCCAGGATTGTAATTTTGTTCGAGACACATTTCGAACAATCACGTCAAGTTATTGCCCTCCATTGGACCATTATCTGAAAATTGTGAATGCAGGGTTGGCCCTGATATCAGTTGGAGTCTTGCTCTGTCTTGTTCTCTGGGTACTCTATGCAAACCGCCCCGGAAGAAGGGAGCTAGTGTTTGTGAAACTATCCTTACCGATAAAAGGCAGGAGAAAAAAGAGCAGTTCCAACAATAATACCAATAATAGCAGCAGCATTGATGTATCGTCATCAAATGAAGTCTAG
- the LOC109949846 gene encoding probable ribose-5-phosphate isomerase 2: protein MEAGILVSSPTSSSPLSTPIPSVILTQDELKKIAAYKAVEYVESGMVLGLGTGSTAKHAVDRIGELLHQGKLQNIVGIPTSKKTHEQALSVGIPLSDLDSHPVLDLAIDGADEVDPQLNLVKGRGGSLLREKMVEGACRKFVVIVDESKLVKHLGGSGLAMPVEIVPFCWKFTAKRLQDLFEDAGCVGKLRTFGENGEPFVTDNGNYIVDLYFKKDIGDLKAASDTILQLAGVVEHGMFLDMATTVIVASELGITVKNK, encoded by the coding sequence ATGGAAGCTGGGATTTTGGTGTCTTCCCCAACCTCTTCCTCGCCTCTATCTACTCCCATTCCCTCTGTGATTCTAACCCAGGACGAGTTGAAGAAAATCGCAGCCTACAAAGCCGTGGAGTATGTCGAGTCTGGCATGGTCCTCGGCCTTGGCACCGGCTCCACCGCTAAGCACGCCGTGGACCGAATCGGTGAGCTTTTGCACCAGGGAAAGCTCCAGAACATCGTCGGAATACCCACTTCTAAGAAGACCCATGAACAAGCTCTGTCCGTGGGAATTCCATTGTCGGACCTCGATTCGCACCCTGTTCTTGATCTCGCGATCGATGGCGCCGATGAGGTCGATCCCCAGCTCAATTTGGTCAAAGGCCGAGGTGGGTCGCTATTGAGGGAAAAGATGGTTGAAGGTGCTTGTAGGAAATTTGTGGTTATCGTTGATGAGTCCAAGCTTGTTAAGCATTTGGGGGGCAGTGGGCTCGCTATGCCGGTTGAGATTGTGCCTTTTTGCTGGAAATTCACGGCCAAAAGGCTGCAAGACTTGTTTGAGGACGCGGGTTGTGTTGGAAAGCTCAGGACTTTTGGTGAAAATGGTGAGCCTTTTGTGACAGACAATGGGAATTACATTGTGGACTTGTATTTCAAGAAAGATATTGGGGATTTGAAGGCAGCCAGTGACACAATTTTGCAGCTTGCTGGAGTTGTTGAGCATGGAATGTTCCTGGACATGGCGACCACTGTGATTGTCGCAAGCGAGCTTGGTATCACGGTGAAGAATAAGTAG
- the LOC18788337 gene encoding protein PIN-LIKES 2 gives MSRYLMELYRDNLEYSGDVMSAIVPLMKLLSLTVIGLVLSHPKSQMIPRATFKLLSKLVFALFLPCLIFTELGESITLKNFVQWWFIPVNVLVSTLIGCLLGYLVVIICRPPAELNRFTIIMTAFGNTGNLPLAVVGSVCHTPKNPFGPHCHSRGVAYVSFAQWVAVILVYTLVYHMMEPPLEYYEIVEEGVEIDETQTNDMSRPLLVEAEWPGIEEKETEHSKTPFIARVFKSISSVSQSTLQDADLSGEGGGNSPRSIRCLAEPRVVRRMRIVAEQTPIRHILQPPTIASLFAIIIGTVPLLKAFFFGDDAPLSFLTDSLEILAGAMVPSVMLILGGMLAEGPNDSTLGLRTTIGITVARLLLLPMLGIGIVALADKLNFLVDGDAMYRFVLLMQYTTPSAILLGAIASLRGYAVSEASALLFWQHVFALFSLSLYIVIYFKLVTYV, from the coding sequence ATGTCTCGGTATCTTATGGAATTGTACCGAGATAATTTGGAGTATAGTGGGGATGTGATGAGTGCAATAGTACCTTTGATGAAACTTTTGTCACTCACGGTCATTGGACTGGTTCTTTCACACCCAAAATCTCAAATGATTCCAAGAGCTACTTTTAAGCTACTCAGCAAGCTTGTTTTTGCCTTGTTCTTGCCATGTCTAATCTTTACTGAACTAGGCGAATCCATTACACTCAAAAACTTTGTTCAGTGGTGGTTTATCCCAGTTAATGTGCTAGTGAGTACACTTATTGGTTGTTTGCTTGGGTACTTAGTGGTGATCATATGTCGTCCGCCCGCAGAGTTAAACAGATTTACCATTATCATGACTGCATTTGGGAATACTGGAAATCTCCCACTTGCCGTTGTTGGATCTGTCTGTCATACTCCGAAGAACCCATTTGGACCCCATTGTCACTCTAGAGGGGTGGCTTATGTTTCTTTCGCCCAATGGGTTGCTGTAATTCTTGTTTATACCCTTGTTTACCACATGATGGAACCCCCATTGGAGTATTATGAGATTGTTGAAGAAGGGGTTGAGATTGACGAAACACAAACTAACGATATGAGTAGGCCTCTACTTGTAGAAGCTGAATGGCCTggtattgaagaaaaagaaactgagCATTCCAAGACACCCTTTATTGCTAGAGTTTTCAAAAGCATCTCAAGTGTTTCGCAGAGCACTTTGCAAGATGCTGATCTCTCAGGAGAAGGTGGTGGAAACAGTCCCAGGTCGATTAGGTGTTTGGCTGAACCTAGGGTGGTCAGGAGGATGAGAATTGTTGCTGAACAAACTCCAATACGGCACATACTGCAACCCCCAACAATTGCTTCTCTATTTGCCATCATTATTGGGACAGTGCCTCTGTTAAAGGCTTTTTTCTTCGGAGATGATGCTCCACTATCCTTCCTCACAGACAGCTTAGAGATTTTAGCTGGTGCAATGGTGCCTTCTGTAATGCTTATTCTTGGGGGTATGCTTGCAGAGGGGCCAAATGATTCTACTCTAGGGCTCCGAACTACTATTGGTATAACTGTGGCAAGGCTTTTATTGCTTCCTATGTTGGGCATTGGTATTGTGGCGTTGGCTGATAAGCTCAATTTTCTGGTTGATGGCGATGCAATGTACAGGTTTGTGCTTTTGATGCAGTACACGACACCAAGCGCAATTTTATTGGGAGCAATTGCGAGCTTGAGGGGTTATGCAGTAAGCGAGGCCTCAGCACTTCTCTTCTGGCAGCATGTGTTTGCCCTCTTCTCCCTTTCTTTGTATATTGTTATCTACTTTAAATTAGTAACATATGTCTGA
- the LOC18791590 gene encoding uncharacterized protein LOC18791590: protein MASTSLLSSSSSSIVSFNPFSGIDRHQKRAARSATRVFASSRKEADHERYRQNFYRSRLVDENMIVLRKRVHEMKMVERNYEPPSDWLDWEKRYYTTYDSSICQLMGLLQSQLMNTRPSFALATMALIILSLPTSTLLLFFHLLDLTKGVLTLN from the coding sequence ATGGCATCAACTTCactcctttcttcttcttcttcttccattgtCTCGTTTAACCCATTTTCAGGCATAGATCGACATCAAAAGCGAGCTGCACGGTCTGCTACAAGGGTATTTGCGTCAAGCAGAAAAGAAGCGGATCATGAGCGGTACCGGCAAAACTTCTATAGGAGCAGGCTGGTGGATGAGAACATGATTGTTCTGAGGAAAAGGGTTCATGAGATGAAGATGGTGGAGAGGAACTACGAGCCTCCCTCTGACTGGCTCGACTGGGAGAAGCGCTATTACACCACCTACGATTCTTCTATATGCCAACTCATGGGTCTCTTGCAGTCTCAGTTGATGAACACCAGACCAAGCTTCGCTTTGGCAACCATGGCTTTGATCATCTTGAGCCTGCCCACCTCAACacttttgcttttcttccATTTACTTGATCTCACAAAGGGGGTCCTAACTCTTAACTAG
- the LOC18792493 gene encoding ABC transporter G family member 7 isoform X1: MVQLGGKKVVQMVLGFGGSGVGQALAAVAAALLLRLLSGPGPALSPETEAGDDDNDATDDKGETPISWKLVPVTIQWRNINCSLSDKSSTSIRFLLKNVSGEAKPGRLLAIMGPSGSGKTTLLNVLAGQLTASPRLHLSGLLEVNGNSSPNKAYKFAYVRQEDLFFSQLTVRETLSLAAELQLPEISSAEARLEYVNSLLFKLGLVSCADTNVGDAKVRGVSGGEKKRLSLACELIASPSVIFADEPTTGLDAFQAEKVMETLRQLAQDGHTVICSIHQPRGSVYSKFDDIVLLTEGALVYAGPAHDEPLAYFSKFGYHCPAHENPAEFLADLISIDYSSAESVYSSQKRVDALVESFSQQSSLVLYATPITRREVFNNRTKFSKKSRVQKKGGWWMQFRLLLRRAWMQASRDGSTNKVRARMSIASAIIFGSVFWRMGRSQTSIQDRMGLLQVAAINTAMAALTKTVGVFPKERAIVNREHAKGSYTLGPYLLSKLLAEIPVGAAFPLMFGAILYPMARLHPALSRFGKFCGIVTVESFAASAMGLTVGAMVPTTEAAMAVGPSLMTVFIVFGGYYVNAENTPIIFRWIPHISLIRWAFQGLCINEFRGLQFDHQHSYDIQNGEQALERISFGGSHIRDTMIAQSRILLFLYCTTYLLLQKNKPKYQQLEAAPLDEIQPAVQLEPLNTEQDEQNQPKELPVTLNQVELNQPLESSSPSDQAPEFVLEGAK; this comes from the exons ATGGTTCAATTAGGCGGGAAAAAAGTTGTCCAGATGGTGTTGGGCTTCGGAGGCAGCGGCGTGGGCCAGGCTCTAGCTGCCGTGGCTGCAGCGCTTCTGCTCCGTCTCTTATCCGGCCCAGGCCCAGCGCTCTCTCCGGAAACCGAGGCCGGCGACGATGATAATGACGCGACAGACGACAAAGGCGAAACTCCGATTTCCTGGAAATTGGTTCCGGTTACAATCCAGTGGCGCAACATCAactgctctctctctgacAAGTCCTCAACATCA ATACGGTTTCTGCTTAAGAACGTTAGCGGGGAAGCGAAACCAGGGAGACTGTTGGCAATTATGGGGCCGTCAGGGTCAGGAAAGACGACGCTGCTAAATGTACTTGCGGGTCAGCTAACTGCGTCACCTCGGTTACATTTATCAGGTCTATTGGAGGTCAATGGAAATTCTAGCCCTAACAAAGCCTATAA GTTTGCTTATGTGAGACAGGAGGACCTGTTTTTCTCGCAGCTGACGGTGCGAGAGACGTTGTCTCTTGCTGCCGAGCTGCAGCTTCCGGAGATATCTTCCGCAGAAGCGAGACTCGAGTATGTGAACAGTCTGTTGTTCAAATTGGGATTG GTCAGTTGTGCTGATACGAATGTTGGTGATGCGAAAGTCCGAGGAGTTAGTGGGGGTGAAAAGAAACGCTTGTCTCTGGCATGCGAGCTGATTGCAAGCCCCTCTGTTATATTTGCTGACGAACCCACTACTG GGCTTGATGCTTTCCAGGCAGAGAAAGTAATGGAAACCCTTCGACAGCTTGCACAGGATGGACATACTGTAATTTGCTCCATACATCAGCCTAGAGGATCTGTGTATAGTAAATTTGATGACATCGTGTTGCTAACAGAGGGTGCACTTGTCTATGCTGGTCCTGCACATGATGAACCACTTGCATACTTTTCTAAATTCGG GTACCATTGCCCAGCTCATGAGAACCCTGCTGAGTTTTTAGCTGATCTTATTTCTATCGACTACAGTTCTGCTGAAAGTGTTTACTCTTCTCAGAAAAGAGTAGATGCTCTTGTTGAGTCATTTTCACAACAATCATCACTAGTTCTGTATGCAACTCCGATTACAAGAAGGGAAGTCTTTAACAACAGAACAAAGTTCAGCAAGAAAAGTAGAGTTCAGAAGAAGGGAGGTTGGTGGATGCAATTCCGGTTGCTCCTAAGGCGTGCATGGATGCAG GCTTCCCGTGACGGATCAACAAATAAAGTTCGGGCAAGAATGTCAATTGCATCAGCTATAATATTTGGATCGGTTTTTTGGAGAATGGGAAGATCTCAGACATCGATACAAGACAGAATGGGATTGCTTCAG GTTGCTGCGATAAACACAGCAATGGCTGCTCTCACAAAGACAGTGGGTGTGTTCCCGAAGGAGCGTGCAATAGTAAATAGAGAGCATGCAAAAGGGTCTTATACATTAGGACCCTATCTTCTTTCTAAGTTGTTGGCTGAGATTCCTGTTGGAGCAGCGTTTCCATTAATGTTTGGCGCCATTTTGTACCCCATGGCTCGTCTTCATCCTGCTTTATCCAG ATTCGGGAAGTTTTGTGGTATTGTGACAGTGGAATCTTTTGCTGCATCTGCTATGGGTCTTACTGTTGGTGCTATGGTTCCAACCACTGAAGCAGCTATGGCAGTCGGACCCTCACTTATGACAGTTTTTATTGTATTTGGAGGCTATTATGTCAATGCAGAGAATACACCAATTATCTTTCGTTGGATTCCTCATATTTCTCTAATTAGATG GGCTTTTCAGGGTCTTTGCATCAATGAGTTTAGGGGTCTTCAATTTGATCATCAGCATTCTTACGATATTCAAAATGGAGAACAG GCACTTGAACGCATCTCCTTTGGGGGAAGCCACATTAGGGACACAATGATTGCTCAAAGTAGAATACTGTTGTTTTTGTATTGCACCACTTACCTTCTCCTTCAGAAAAACAAACCGAAATACCAGCAGCTGGAGGCCGCACCTCTTGACGAAATCCAACCAGCGGTGCAGCTCGAGCCTTTAAATACTGAACAAGATGAACAAAACCAGCCAAAGGAACTACCTGTAACACTCAATCAAGTTGAATTAAACCAGCCACTTGAATCATCTTCCCCAAGTGACCAAGCCCCCGAATTTGTCCTAGAAG GTGCTAAGTAA
- the LOC18792493 gene encoding ABC transporter G family member 7 isoform X2, with protein MVQLGGKKVVQMVLGFGGSGVGQALAAVAAALLLRLLSGPGPALSPETEAGDDDNDATDDKGETPISWKLVPVTIQWRNINCSLSDKSSTSIRFLLKNVSGEAKPGRLLAIMGPSGSGKTTLLNVLAGQLTASPRLHLSGLLEVNGNSSPNKAYKFAYVRQEDLFFSQLTVRETLSLAAELQLPEISSAEARLEYVNSLLFKLGLVSCADTNVGDAKVRGVSGGEKKRLSLACELIASPSVIFADEPTTGLDAFQAEKVMETLRQLAQDGHTVICSIHQPRGSVYSKFDDIVLLTEGALVYAGPAHDEPLAYFSKFGYHCPAHENPAEFLADLISIDYSSAESVYSSQKRVDALVESFSQQSSLVLYATPITRREVFNNRTKFSKKSRVQKKGGWWMQFRLLLRRAWMQASRDGSTNKVRARMSIASAIIFGSVFWRMGRSQTSIQDRMGLLQVAAINTAMAALTKTVGVFPKERAIVNREHAKGSYTLGPYLLSKLLAEIPVGAAFPLMFGAILYPMARLHPALSRF; from the exons ATGGTTCAATTAGGCGGGAAAAAAGTTGTCCAGATGGTGTTGGGCTTCGGAGGCAGCGGCGTGGGCCAGGCTCTAGCTGCCGTGGCTGCAGCGCTTCTGCTCCGTCTCTTATCCGGCCCAGGCCCAGCGCTCTCTCCGGAAACCGAGGCCGGCGACGATGATAATGACGCGACAGACGACAAAGGCGAAACTCCGATTTCCTGGAAATTGGTTCCGGTTACAATCCAGTGGCGCAACATCAactgctctctctctgacAAGTCCTCAACATCA ATACGGTTTCTGCTTAAGAACGTTAGCGGGGAAGCGAAACCAGGGAGACTGTTGGCAATTATGGGGCCGTCAGGGTCAGGAAAGACGACGCTGCTAAATGTACTTGCGGGTCAGCTAACTGCGTCACCTCGGTTACATTTATCAGGTCTATTGGAGGTCAATGGAAATTCTAGCCCTAACAAAGCCTATAA GTTTGCTTATGTGAGACAGGAGGACCTGTTTTTCTCGCAGCTGACGGTGCGAGAGACGTTGTCTCTTGCTGCCGAGCTGCAGCTTCCGGAGATATCTTCCGCAGAAGCGAGACTCGAGTATGTGAACAGTCTGTTGTTCAAATTGGGATTG GTCAGTTGTGCTGATACGAATGTTGGTGATGCGAAAGTCCGAGGAGTTAGTGGGGGTGAAAAGAAACGCTTGTCTCTGGCATGCGAGCTGATTGCAAGCCCCTCTGTTATATTTGCTGACGAACCCACTACTG GGCTTGATGCTTTCCAGGCAGAGAAAGTAATGGAAACCCTTCGACAGCTTGCACAGGATGGACATACTGTAATTTGCTCCATACATCAGCCTAGAGGATCTGTGTATAGTAAATTTGATGACATCGTGTTGCTAACAGAGGGTGCACTTGTCTATGCTGGTCCTGCACATGATGAACCACTTGCATACTTTTCTAAATTCGG GTACCATTGCCCAGCTCATGAGAACCCTGCTGAGTTTTTAGCTGATCTTATTTCTATCGACTACAGTTCTGCTGAAAGTGTTTACTCTTCTCAGAAAAGAGTAGATGCTCTTGTTGAGTCATTTTCACAACAATCATCACTAGTTCTGTATGCAACTCCGATTACAAGAAGGGAAGTCTTTAACAACAGAACAAAGTTCAGCAAGAAAAGTAGAGTTCAGAAGAAGGGAGGTTGGTGGATGCAATTCCGGTTGCTCCTAAGGCGTGCATGGATGCAG GCTTCCCGTGACGGATCAACAAATAAAGTTCGGGCAAGAATGTCAATTGCATCAGCTATAATATTTGGATCGGTTTTTTGGAGAATGGGAAGATCTCAGACATCGATACAAGACAGAATGGGATTGCTTCAG GTTGCTGCGATAAACACAGCAATGGCTGCTCTCACAAAGACAGTGGGTGTGTTCCCGAAGGAGCGTGCAATAGTAAATAGAGAGCATGCAAAAGGGTCTTATACATTAGGACCCTATCTTCTTTCTAAGTTGTTGGCTGAGATTCCTGTTGGAGCAGCGTTTCCATTAATGTTTGGCGCCATTTTGTACCCCATGGCTCGTCTTCATCCTGCTTTATCCAGGTTTTGA